In Labrys wisconsinensis, one genomic interval encodes:
- a CDS encoding LysR substrate-binding domain-containing protein — translation MGERLPSLPALRVFEAAGRLLSFTRAAAELNVTQAAVSHQIRALEQQLGQPLFRRSTRRLELTAAGRLLLPAAASAFSTLERAVAELGRARAMLGITTSPFFGARWLAPRLARFAGRHPDIDVSVRHTQAVLDLAAEGLDLAIRSGRGYWPGVEAELLVPMDLVPAAAPAVAARLGPDARTAIAGATLLHNETREEWADWLRVAGLDPHLSEQGPVFDDEHVLVEAAQSGQGVALVAPGVVAKEFEAGALVEVADLAIESCGYYLVYRPGGLDVPKLAAFRDFLMAEAGRGAPPPRRAWGKNVLPPGAKML, via the coding sequence ATGGGCGAGCGCCTTCCCTCCCTACCGGCCCTGCGCGTGTTCGAGGCGGCCGGCCGCCTCCTGAGCTTCACCCGCGCGGCGGCCGAGCTCAACGTCACCCAGGCGGCGGTCAGCCATCAGATCCGCGCGCTGGAGCAGCAGCTCGGCCAGCCCCTGTTCCGGCGCTCGACGCGGCGCCTGGAGCTGACGGCGGCCGGACGGCTGCTGCTGCCGGCGGCGGCCTCGGCGTTCTCGACGCTGGAGCGGGCCGTGGCCGAGCTCGGCCGCGCCAGGGCGATGCTCGGCATCACCACCAGCCCGTTCTTCGGGGCGCGCTGGCTGGCACCGCGGCTGGCCCGCTTCGCCGGGCGCCATCCCGACATCGACGTGTCGGTGCGCCACACCCAGGCGGTGCTGGATCTGGCGGCGGAGGGGCTCGATCTCGCCATCCGCAGCGGCCGGGGCTACTGGCCCGGCGTCGAGGCCGAGCTGCTCGTGCCGATGGACCTGGTGCCGGCCGCCGCGCCCGCCGTGGCGGCCCGGCTCGGGCCGGATGCGCGCACCGCCATCGCCGGGGCGACGCTCCTGCACAACGAGACCCGCGAGGAATGGGCGGACTGGCTGCGCGTCGCCGGGCTCGACCCGCACCTGTCCGAGCAGGGGCCGGTGTTCGACGACGAGCACGTCCTGGTCGAGGCGGCGCAGAGCGGCCAGGGCGTTGCGCTGGTGGCGCCTGGGGTCGTCGCCAAGGAGTTCGAGGCCGGCGCGCTGGTCGAGGTCGCCGACCTCGCCATCGAGAGCTGCGGCTATTATCTCGTCTACCGGCCCGGCGGGCTGGACGTGCCCAAGCTCGCGGCGTTCCGCGACTTCCTGATGGCGGAGGCCGGGCGCGGCGCCCCGCCGCCGCGACGGGCCTGGGGCAAGAACGTCCTTCCCCCCGGCGCCAAAATGCTCTAA